One genomic segment of Arthrobacter sp. zg-Y1110 includes these proteins:
- a CDS encoding phage holin family protein: MFSLLLRIVLNAVALWVAGWLLPGLTVSAPTGSLSGDPVIDTVLAYLFVGLIFGVVNALVRPIAQGLTLPLAILTLGLFRIVINAAMLELTAWLSSYTPIRFEVDSFFWTAVLGAVVISLVSLVLDTVTGGRSRNRSYSRSRD; encoded by the coding sequence ATGTTCTCTCTGTTGCTGCGGATAGTCCTGAACGCCGTTGCCCTCTGGGTAGCCGGGTGGCTTTTGCCGGGCCTCACGGTGAGCGCGCCGACCGGGAGCCTCAGCGGTGATCCGGTGATAGATACGGTGCTCGCGTATCTTTTTGTGGGCCTGATTTTCGGCGTGGTGAACGCCCTGGTCCGTCCCATCGCACAGGGACTGACCTTGCCGTTGGCCATCCTGACCCTGGGGTTGTTCCGCATAGTCATCAATGCCGCCATGCTCGAGCTCACCGCCTGGCTCAGCAGCTACACGCCCATCCGCTTCGAGGTTGATTCCTTCTTCTGGACAGCCGTTCTGGGCGCTGTTGTCATCAGCCTTGTGTCGCTGGTCCTGGATACGGTCACTGGCGGGCGGAGCCGGAACCGGAGCTACAGCCGGAGCCGCGACTAG
- a CDS encoding WXG100 family type VII secretion target, translated as MAEIGTCDRPLYEVRGGAAGLLVQYEDLVRVAGRLESTTDRLRLLGQRVTELWLEMGGWGGSSATARVRLRILEAAQTLKTSAAAVDALTDGVRESARAYAEAEGRIKERTPSIGLFPVNPWFARGPYPRAEWWFPTLRQSEMGLADPASETLMNAALLLLYGAGRGKLRPVEVSELPGEQGRVRLDGTAAGLLERSEVLLRENRPGVIEVLPVTGSDGKKTFVVTLPGTQSPGISPGSENPFDAMGVFEPSLKDSSYVTAGVREALRLAGAEAEDAVILSGYSQGGDHAIRVAAYLAEESEYNVAYLLTAGSHTGAADLPPGVPALHLEHVQDWVPGIDGIPNPDTPDRVTMTLTDPAATPEGEDAGLGPGHRLDNYRRGAALADASDDASLRAAVASLGAAVAAGSVATRHLYRLSREELPQREVRVVPRPSPGKDYRPPVGP; from the coding sequence ATGGCGGAGATAGGAACCTGCGACCGGCCGTTGTACGAGGTGCGGGGCGGGGCCGCAGGTCTCCTGGTCCAGTACGAGGACCTGGTCCGGGTTGCGGGCAGGCTGGAGTCGACCACGGACCGCCTGCGGCTGCTCGGGCAGAGGGTGACGGAGCTTTGGCTGGAAATGGGCGGGTGGGGCGGAAGTTCGGCGACGGCCCGGGTCAGGTTGCGGATACTGGAGGCGGCCCAGACCCTGAAAACCTCCGCTGCCGCCGTCGATGCCCTTACGGACGGGGTGCGCGAAAGTGCCCGTGCCTATGCGGAAGCGGAAGGCCGGATTAAGGAACGGACGCCTTCCATCGGCCTGTTCCCGGTGAACCCCTGGTTTGCCCGCGGCCCCTATCCGCGGGCTGAGTGGTGGTTCCCCACCCTGCGCCAGTCGGAGATGGGCCTTGCCGATCCGGCCTCCGAAACCTTGATGAACGCTGCTTTGCTCCTGCTTTACGGAGCCGGGAGGGGGAAGCTGCGGCCAGTGGAGGTATCCGAGCTGCCCGGTGAACAAGGCCGCGTACGCCTGGACGGAACTGCTGCCGGCCTGCTGGAGCGGTCGGAGGTGCTGTTGCGGGAAAACAGGCCAGGCGTGATCGAAGTCCTCCCGGTCACGGGGAGCGACGGAAAGAAGACGTTTGTTGTCACCCTTCCCGGTACGCAGAGCCCCGGCATTTCCCCCGGAAGCGAGAACCCGTTCGATGCCATGGGCGTCTTCGAACCGTCCCTGAAAGACAGTTCGTACGTTACGGCGGGAGTGCGGGAGGCCTTGCGGCTGGCCGGGGCTGAAGCGGAGGACGCCGTCATCCTTTCCGGCTACAGCCAGGGCGGGGACCACGCCATCCGCGTTGCCGCATACTTGGCCGAGGAAAGCGAGTACAACGTGGCGTACCTGCTGACCGCAGGCAGCCACACGGGAGCCGCGGACCTGCCCCCGGGCGTCCCCGCACTGCACCTGGAGCATGTGCAGGACTGGGTGCCCGGGATCGACGGCATCCCGAATCCTGACACACCGGACCGGGTCACCATGACACTGACCGATCCGGCGGCCACTCCCGAGGGCGAGGACGCCGGTTTGGGTCCCGGGCACCGGCTGGACAATTACCGCCGGGGTGCCGCACTCGCAGACGCCAGTGATGATGCGTCGCTGCGGGCGGCTGTGGCATCCCTCGGTGCCGCTGTCGCAGCCGGAAGCGTTGCCACCAGGCACTTGTACCGTCTCTCCAGGGAAGAACTGCCGCAGCGGGAAGTGAGGGTTGTGCCGAGGCCTTCGCCGGGGAAGGACTACCGTCCGCCCGTCGGGCCCTAG
- the purB gene encoding adenylosuccinate lyase, with the protein MAESEPRVSLASVTPAIALGPLDGRYRSATAPLVDYLSEAALNRDRTHVEVEWLIHLTSHAVLPGTAPLTEDQQNQLREIVTSFDGNSVAELGEIEKRTVHDVKAVEYYIADRLPALGLENLKSLVHFGCTSEDINNLSYALGIKGAVENVWLPAAQNLVDQIAAMAEDTRTVPMLSRTHGQPATPTTLGKELAVTVHRLTRQLRRIRNTEFLGKINGATGTYAAHYAAAPQTDWQQVARSFVEGLGLAWNPLTTQIESHDWQAELYADIARFNRILHNFCTDVWSYISIGYFAQVPVEGATGSSTMPHKVNPIRFENAEANLEISNGLLDTLASTLVTSRWQRDLTDSSSQRNIGVAFGHSVLAVSNVAKGLQRLHVAEQVLASDLDSNWEVLGEAIQMVMRAEAVAGVEGMENPYERLKDLTRGHRVDADRMKEFVAGLGLPAEAEARLQALTPAKYTGIADVLVDHLK; encoded by the coding sequence ATGGCCGAATCCGAACCCCGTGTATCCCTCGCCTCCGTAACCCCCGCTATCGCCCTGGGCCCGCTGGACGGCCGCTACCGCAGCGCCACCGCACCGCTGGTGGACTACCTGTCCGAAGCCGCGCTGAACCGGGACCGGACCCATGTGGAGGTGGAATGGCTGATTCACCTGACCTCCCACGCCGTCCTGCCGGGCACCGCGCCGCTTACAGAGGACCAGCAGAACCAGCTGCGGGAAATCGTGACGAGCTTCGACGGCAACTCCGTGGCCGAGCTGGGCGAAATTGAAAAGCGCACCGTGCACGACGTCAAGGCCGTCGAGTACTACATTGCCGACAGGCTGCCGGCCCTCGGTCTCGAGAACCTGAAGAGCCTGGTGCACTTCGGCTGCACGTCCGAAGACATCAACAACCTTTCCTACGCCCTCGGCATCAAGGGCGCCGTCGAAAACGTCTGGCTGCCGGCGGCGCAGAATCTGGTGGACCAGATCGCCGCGATGGCGGAGGACACCCGCACTGTGCCCATGCTGTCCCGGACGCACGGACAGCCGGCCACCCCCACCACTTTGGGCAAGGAACTGGCCGTCACCGTCCACCGCCTCACCCGCCAGCTGCGCCGGATCCGCAACACTGAGTTCCTGGGCAAGATCAACGGCGCCACCGGAACGTACGCCGCCCACTACGCAGCGGCTCCGCAGACCGACTGGCAGCAGGTGGCCCGCAGCTTCGTGGAAGGCCTGGGCCTGGCCTGGAATCCGCTGACCACGCAGATCGAATCCCACGACTGGCAGGCAGAGCTCTACGCAGACATCGCCCGCTTCAACCGCATCCTGCACAACTTCTGCACGGACGTCTGGAGCTACATCTCCATTGGCTACTTCGCGCAGGTCCCCGTGGAAGGCGCCACCGGCTCCTCCACCATGCCGCACAAGGTCAATCCGATCCGCTTCGAGAACGCCGAAGCAAACCTGGAAATCTCCAACGGCCTGCTGGACACGCTGGCTTCCACCCTGGTCACCTCCCGCTGGCAGCGCGATCTCACCGACTCCTCCTCGCAGCGCAACATCGGCGTGGCCTTCGGACACTCGGTGCTGGCCGTTTCCAACGTCGCCAAGGGACTCCAGCGGCTGCACGTCGCCGAGCAGGTCCTGGCATCTGACCTGGACTCCAACTGGGAGGTGCTCGGGGAAGCCATCCAGATGGTGATGCGCGCCGAAGCCGTGGCCGGCGTTGAGGGCATGGAAAACCCCTATGAGCGGCTCAAGGACCTCACCCGCGGCCACCGCGTGGACGCCGACCGGATGAAGGAATTCGTTGCCGGCCTTGGCCTTCCCGCCGAGGCGGAGGCCCGCCTGCAGGCCCTCACCCCGGCCAAGTACACGGGCATCGCGGACGTCCTGGTGGACCACCTCAAGTAG
- the rlmN gene encoding 23S rRNA (adenine(2503)-C(2))-methyltransferase RlmN produces the protein MSTVESSPAKKSELRRVRSVPTATGPQVRPATEGWEQAKEPDGRPLLQFKSPRVSQPPAHLADMTLAERQEKLKSLGLPAFRAKQLSVHYFQHYTTDPEAMSDLPKERRDELVGEMFPTLLTEIKRLTTDNGDTIKFLWRLFDGSLVESVLMRYPGRITLCVSSQCGCGMNCPFCATGQAGLTRNMSTAEILDQIVQANRVIKEGGLGGKRRDGGHDAERVTNIVFMGMGEPLANYKRVMNAVHRMAAEVPEGLGMSARNITVSTVGLVPAIKKLAEENIPVTFALSLHAPDDELRDELIPVNSRWKVDEALDAAYNYYRVTGRRVSIEYALIKDMNDHAWRADLLAKKLNARGRGWVHVNPIPLNPTPGSIWTSPEPEVMQEFINHLIDAGIPTTIRDTRGKEIDGACGQLAAAD, from the coding sequence ATGTCAACCGTTGAATCTTCCCCCGCCAAAAAGTCCGAGCTGCGCCGTGTCCGCTCGGTTCCCACCGCCACCGGACCGCAGGTCCGCCCCGCCACGGAGGGTTGGGAACAGGCCAAGGAGCCCGACGGCCGGCCCCTGCTGCAGTTCAAATCACCGCGCGTGTCCCAGCCGCCGGCCCATCTGGCCGATATGACGCTGGCCGAACGCCAGGAGAAGCTGAAGTCCCTGGGCCTGCCTGCGTTCCGCGCGAAGCAGCTGTCGGTGCACTACTTCCAGCACTACACCACCGACCCGGAAGCCATGAGCGACCTTCCGAAGGAACGCCGTGACGAGCTGGTGGGCGAAATGTTCCCCACGCTGCTCACCGAGATCAAGCGCCTGACCACGGACAACGGGGACACGATCAAGTTCCTCTGGCGCCTCTTCGACGGCTCCCTCGTCGAGTCCGTGCTGATGCGCTACCCCGGCCGCATCACCCTGTGTGTCTCCAGCCAGTGCGGCTGCGGCATGAACTGCCCGTTCTGCGCCACCGGCCAGGCCGGCCTCACCCGCAACATGTCCACCGCGGAAATCCTGGACCAGATTGTCCAGGCCAACCGGGTGATCAAGGAAGGCGGCCTCGGCGGCAAGCGGCGTGACGGCGGACACGACGCCGAGCGCGTCACCAACATCGTCTTTATGGGCATGGGCGAGCCGCTGGCCAACTACAAGCGCGTGATGAACGCCGTGCACCGGATGGCCGCCGAGGTTCCCGAAGGCCTGGGCATGAGCGCCCGCAACATCACCGTCTCCACCGTGGGCCTCGTGCCGGCCATCAAGAAGCTTGCCGAGGAAAACATCCCGGTCACCTTCGCACTGAGCCTGCATGCCCCGGACGACGAGCTGCGCGACGAGCTGATCCCGGTCAACAGCCGGTGGAAGGTGGACGAGGCCCTGGACGCCGCGTACAACTACTACCGCGTCACCGGCCGCCGCGTCTCCATCGAGTATGCGCTGATCAAGGACATGAACGACCACGCCTGGCGTGCGGACCTGCTTGCCAAGAAGCTCAATGCCCGCGGCCGCGGCTGGGTGCACGTGAACCCCATTCCGCTGAACCCCACGCCCGGTTCCATCTGGACGTCGCCGGAGCCCGAGGTCATGCAGGAGTTCATCAACCACCTGATCGACGCCGGCATCCCCACTACCATCCGCGACACCCGCGGCAAGGAGATCGACGGGGCCTGCGGCCAGCTCGCCGCGGCGGACTAG
- a CDS encoding GNAT family N-acetyltransferase produces the protein MSDLRPFSGFRPYSTPHLRIREVPWSNPVGADLREAQQAELDARYGTAEHDPNPPRASDSAVFLIAYERSTGQPLGCGGLRRLDTTTAEIKRVYVLPYARGSGVATAVLGALEARAKQMGFAVLTAEAGSAQPDGHRFYENAGYRVVPNFGPYIASDGSTCYSKTIGAALEHRF, from the coding sequence ATGTCGGATTTGCGACCCTTTTCCGGATTCCGTCCCTACTCCACCCCGCACCTGCGGATCCGCGAAGTGCCGTGGAGCAACCCCGTAGGTGCCGACCTGCGCGAAGCCCAGCAGGCGGAACTGGACGCCCGCTACGGTACTGCGGAACACGATCCCAATCCGCCGCGCGCGTCCGATTCGGCAGTTTTCCTCATCGCCTACGAGCGCAGTACGGGCCAGCCGCTGGGCTGCGGCGGGCTTCGGCGGCTGGATACCACGACGGCGGAGATCAAGCGCGTGTATGTCCTGCCGTATGCCCGCGGTTCAGGAGTGGCGACGGCGGTCCTCGGGGCGTTGGAGGCACGAGCGAAGCAGATGGGATTCGCTGTCCTTACGGCAGAGGCAGGCTCCGCCCAGCCGGACGGCCACCGCTTTTACGAGAACGCCGGCTACCGGGTGGTGCCGAACTTCGGCCCGTACATCGCCTCCGATGGGTCAACCTGCTACTCCAAGACCATCGGCGCCGCACTGGAGCACCGGTTCTAG